One stretch of Oncorhynchus gorbuscha isolate QuinsamMale2020 ecotype Even-year linkage group LG21, OgorEven_v1.0, whole genome shotgun sequence DNA includes these proteins:
- the LOC124007972 gene encoding gastrula zinc finger protein XlCGF17.1-like — MSSLNCSPPDKEEVCWTEKEALVKEEKEEKDVIIQKQVEGEAVTVKEEDEDACFGMKDEEGEITVTLEEDEEEKTGELINTRKYRERRDNRRSSGVPQQHHDADEAEKSLSRSELLKKHQQVHTGEKSFCCSDCGKILKSSVDLKIHQIIHTGEKLSRCDQCGKSFSTSGCLTKHQRTHTGEKSYSCDQCGKSFTTSSYLTIHQRTHTGDKLYSCSQCGKSFTHSTSLISHQRTHTGEKSYSCDQCGKRFGTSGCLTKHQRTHTGEKPYSCRQCGKSFATSGCLATHQRTHTGEKPYSCGQCGKSFTQSTSLTSHQRTHTGEKPCSCDECGKSFTQLKQPDITPENTHRRETV, encoded by the exons ATGAGTTCACTAAACTGCTCTCCTCCTGATAAAGaagaggtctgctggacggagaaagaagctcttgtgaaagaggagaaggaagagaaggatgttataatacaaaaacaagtagagggtgaggctgttacCGTGAAAGAAGAAGATGAAGACGCGTGTTTTGGAATGaaggatgaagagggggagattACTGTCACACTAGAGGAGGACGAAGAAGAGAAGACTGGAGAACTGATTAACACCAGAAAATACA gagagagacgggacAATCGTAGATCCTCTGGGGTGCCTCAACAACATCatgatgctgacgaggcagagaaaagtctctccagatcagaactcctcaagaaacaccagcaagtacacacaggagagaaatccttctgctgctctgactgtgggaaaatATTAAAATCTTCAGTAGACCTTAAGATACATCAAATaattcacactggagagaaacttTCTAggtgtgatcaatgtgggaagagtttcagcACATCTGGCTGTCTGACaaaacaccagagaacacacacaggagagaagtcttatagctgtgatcaatgtgggaagagttttacgaCATCTAGCTATCTaactatacaccagagaacacacacaggagataaaTTGTATAGCTGTagtcagtgtgggaagagttttactcattCAACCAgcctgatatcacaccagagaacacacacaggagagaaatcgtatagctgtgatcaatgtggaaaGCGTTTCGGTACATCTGGCTGTCTGACaaaacaccagagaacacacacaggagaaaaacctTATAGCTGtcgtcaatgtgggaagagttttgctacATCTGGCTGTCTGGcaacacaccagagaacacacacaggagagaaaccttatagctgtggtcaatgtgggaagagtttcactcAGTCAACCAGTCtgacatcacaccagagaacacacacaggagagaaaccctgTAGCTGTGatgaatgtgggaagagttttactcagctAAAGCAgcctgatatcacaccagagaacacacacaggagagaaaccgtatag